One window of the bacterium genome contains the following:
- a CDS encoding O-antigen ligase family protein — protein MIRMVNEIIELDEEKGGFTMLSSWEKLKTRKIWMSSIFSALCFPEIIFAIFIAPTKYTFIRQTYLPFLPSPLIIFYIIIIFLITLQIFQKGKLPHIPLSLLLPYFILACIIALSLIYTSNLEYGKIKCLEFMMYSTLALFAPFFLFRGLNNINRFIYTLLVMGIFLFIILFISNPYLLTRTFSTIFGSNYLLIQHISGMAVLIICYYFLLKNQPLKKQVIWVFLLVILIMAIIYPGGKGAVFTLLITTIIIAIPSIKFKNKFKIMNKRLLIIPLIIFIIECGTLGYFHFVMKFSALTGRLGAISSPQHYNRIERLENAKVALKLFSQYPLSGVGIGGFSVYSYKLEGIERFKYPHNILLEALAELGLIGFISLSLILFFAFKNLLYLQKIYKYSLLPGVFMSIFIFTFLNSLTSQDITNLALFAFIGCSYAIEHSLKDEKECEG, from the coding sequence ATGATCCGGATGGTCAATGAAATTATTGAACTGGATGAAGAAAAAGGAGGATTTACTATGTTGTCGTCTTGGGAAAAACTAAAAACTAGAAAAATATGGATGAGTTCTATTTTTAGTGCCCTATGCTTTCCTGAAATAATATTTGCCATATTTATTGCTCCAACCAAATATACCTTTATCAGACAGACATATTTACCTTTTTTACCATCCCCATTAATAATTTTTTATATTATTATTATTTTTCTAATTACCTTACAGATATTTCAGAAAGGTAAATTACCGCATATCCCTTTAAGTTTATTATTACCTTACTTTATCTTGGCGTGTATCATAGCCTTAAGTTTAATATACACATCTAATTTAGAGTATGGTAAAATTAAGTGTTTGGAATTTATGATGTATAGCACTTTAGCTCTGTTTGCACCATTTTTTTTATTTAGAGGTTTAAACAATATAAACCGCTTTATCTATACGCTACTTGTCATGGGCATCTTTTTATTTATTATTCTTTTTATTTCAAACCCTTATTTACTTACACGCACTTTTAGTACTATATTTGGGTCCAACTATTTATTAATACAGCATATCTCAGGGATGGCAGTATTAATAATTTGCTACTACTTTCTTTTAAAAAATCAACCATTAAAAAAACAAGTAATATGGGTATTTCTATTGGTGATACTTATAATGGCAATTATTTACCCGGGTGGGAAAGGAGCTGTTTTTACATTACTTATAACAACAATTATTATCGCAATTCCCTCCATAAAATTTAAGAATAAATTTAAAATAATGAATAAGCGTCTTCTAATCATCCCACTTATAATTTTTATCATAGAGTGTGGGACACTAGGGTATTTTCATTTTGTTATGAAGTTTAGTGCTTTAACAGGTCGTCTTGGAGCTATATCATCACCACAACACTACAATCGAATAGAAAGACTGGAGAATGCTAAAGTCGCTTTAAAGCTATTTTCTCAATATCCTCTATCAGGGGTAGGGATTGGTGGATTCAGTGTCTATTCATATAAATTAGAGGGGATAGAAAGATTTAAATATCCTCATAATATCCTTCTGGAGGCTTTGGCTGAATTAGGATTAATTGGATTCATCTCCCTTTCCCTTATTTTATTTTTTGCCTTTAAGAACCTTCTCTATTTGCAAAAAATATATAAATATTCACTTTTACCAGGAGTCTTTATGAGTATTTTTATCTTCACTTTTTTAAATTCTTTAACTTCTCAAGACATCACTAATCTTGCATTGTTCGCTTTCATTGGTTGTTCATATGCAATCGAACATAGCTTGAAAGATGAAAAGGAATGTGAGGGATGA